A genomic window from Gossypium hirsutum isolate 1008001.06 chromosome D10, Gossypium_hirsutum_v2.1, whole genome shotgun sequence includes:
- the LOC107915881 gene encoding probable LIM domain-containing serine/threonine-protein kinase DDB_G0286997 — MFTTSPDHLPHNKSLEIKQDDKFFSRLLSKENSVANPSFRVYYGGLPGAVPFMWESQPGTPKYTFSDTSIPPLTPPPSYYSNSNSKPIKNKHSRSGLFQALFPKMISLKKTSSLVPTSPPPPPSSSPIFLAIRPEKYQKRSRFFTPDDEADTAAIRSPTSTLCFDIGRGKYR, encoded by the coding sequence ATGTTTACCACAAGTCCTGATCATCTTCCCCATAATAAGAGTCTCGAAATTAAGCAAGATGACAAGTTCTTTTCCAGGCTTTTATCTAAGGAAAACTCTGTCGCCAATCCTTCTTTCAGGGTCTACTATGGCGGACTGCCCGGTGCTGTCCCTTTCATGTGGGAGTCTCAGCCTGGGACACCCAAATACACATTCTCTGATACATCCATTCCTCCTCTCACTCCTCCTCCATCATACTACTCCAACTCCAACTCCAAACCCATCAAGAATAAGCACTCAAGATCTGGTCTTTTCCAGGCATTGTTCCCAAAGATGATCAGTTTGAAGAAAACCAGCAGTCTAGTGCCTACAtcacctcctcctcctccttcttcTTCACCAATATTTCTTGCAATAAGGCCCGAAAAATACCAGAAGAGGAGTCGATTTTTTACCCCAGATGATGAAGCTGATACTGCAGCCATTAGGTCACCAACTTCCACTCTGTGTTTCGATATTGGTAGGGGGAAGTATCGGTAA
- the LOC107915381 gene encoding aspartate aminotransferase, mitochondrial produces MDDVKNAPDGSFFLLHPCAHNPTGVDPTDEQWREISSLFKVKNHFPFFDVAYQGFASGDVERDAQAIRIFLEDGHSIGCAQSFAKNLGLYGHRVGCLSILCNDKIQAVAIKSQLKQISNAMYSSPTIHGISLVSKILSNPDIKALWLKEVKVMATRIQRMRATLREALERLRSPLNWQHITNQAGMFCFSGLTRAEVDQLAKEFHIYMTHDGRISMASVTTKNVDYVARAIHEVTASNRDIKILHNIGAYKVNTDICSTSLGTNKTRARGMNLAL; encoded by the exons ATGGATGATGTCAAG AATGCACCAGATGGTTCTTTCTTCTTACTTCATCCTTGTGCCCATAACCCAACTGGGGTTGACCCTACGGATGAGCAGTGGCGAGAAATCTCATCTCTGTTCAAG GTAAAGAATCATTTTCCCTTCTTTGACGTCGCTTATCAAGGTTTTGCAAGCGGGGATGTAGAGAGGGATGCCCAAGCTATTAGAATTTTTCTTGAAGATGGCCATTCAATCGGTTGTGCGCAATCTTTTGCGAAAAACTTGGGTTTGTATGGACACCGAGTGGGTTGTCTCAG TATTCTCTGCAATGACAAAATCCAAGCAGTGGCTATCAAGAGCCAGCTAAAGCAGATTTCTAACGCTATGTATAGCAGTCCAACAATTCACGGTATATCACTAGTCTCGAAAATCTTGAGCAATCCAGACATTAAGGCCCTTTGGCTCAAAGAGGTTAAG GTCATGGCAACTCGTATTCAAAGAATGAGAGCTACTCTACGGGAAGCTCTTGAGAGATTACGGTCTCCCCTCAATTGGCAACACATAACTAACCAG GCCGGAATGTTTTGCTTCTCTGGATTAACTCGTGCAGAGGTCGATCAGCTTGCAAAGGAATTTCATATATACATGACACATGATGGACGCATAAg CATGGCTAGTGTGACAACAAAGAATGTCGATTATGTAGCAAGAGCTATTCATGAAGTCACTGCCTCCAATCGCGACATCAAGATATTACATAACATTGGTGCATATAAGGTTAATACTGATATATGCTCAACTTCCCTTGGTACTAATAAAACAAGAGCAAGGGGAATGAATTTAGCCTTGTAA
- the LOC107914554 gene encoding prosaposin isoform X2: protein MNCCIMDVRVGLLFLFVLGASWVCDARQLEAAPVELSGASVVQTNQGQDEEVVENIVGKDNVCTLCEEFATEAIDFLSQNKTQTEIVEVLHKSCSRIPSFEQQCITLLDYYVPLFFVEISSVQPEVLCKEVNLCQKFALISTQIREDCCGVCHHAVSEVLTKLKDPDTQLEIIELLLKGCDSVQNYVKKCKSLVFEYGPLILANTEHFLETTDVCTILHACNGAKQTLVADS from the exons ATGAATTGTT GCATTATGGATGTGAGAGTTGGGCTCTTATTCCTCTTTGTATTGGGTGCAAGCTGGGTATGCGATGCTAGACAACTAGAAGCCGCTCCGGTAGAACTCTCTGGTGCATCAG TTGTGCAGACAAACCAGGGGCAAGATGAGGAAGTAGTAGAAAACATTGTTGGGAAGGACAATGTGTGCACATTGTGTGAGGAATTTGCTACTGAGGCAATTGATTTCCTTTCACAGAACAAGACCCAGACTGAGATAGTTGAGGTGCTTCACAAGAGTTGCTCTCGTATTCCTTCTTTTGAGCAGCAG TGCATCACACTGCTGGACTACTATGTTCCTCTCTTCTTTGTGGAAATCTCTTCGGTACAACCTGAAGTTTTGTGTAAAGAGGTCAACCTATGTCAGAAATTTGCACTTATCTCTACACAAATCCGTGAAGATTGCTGTGGGGTGTGCCACCATGCTGTTTCAGAAGTACTAACCAAATTGAAAGATCCTGATACACAG CTGGAGATAATTGAGCTCCTTTTGAAGGGTTGTGATTCAGTGCAGAACTACGTGAAAAAG TGTAAAAGCCTAGTTTTCGAGTACGGGCCTCTGATCCTTGCGAATACAGAGCATTTTCTGGAAACAACTGATGTTTGCACCATACTCCACGCCTGTAATGGTGCGAAGCAAACACTGGTGGCAGATTCATAA
- the LOC107914554 gene encoding prosaposin isoform X1: MLSKGIMDVRVGLLFLFVLGASWVCDARQLEAAPVELSGASVVQTNQGQDEEVVENIVGKDNVCTLCEEFATEAIDFLSQNKTQTEIVEVLHKSCSRIPSFEQQCITLLDYYVPLFFVEISSVQPEVLCKEVNLCQKFALISTQIREDCCGVCHHAVSEVLTKLKDPDTQLEIIELLLKGCDSVQNYVKKCKSLVFEYGPLILANTEHFLETTDVCTILHACNGAKQTLVADS; encoded by the exons ATGCTTTCCAAAG GCATTATGGATGTGAGAGTTGGGCTCTTATTCCTCTTTGTATTGGGTGCAAGCTGGGTATGCGATGCTAGACAACTAGAAGCCGCTCCGGTAGAACTCTCTGGTGCATCAG TTGTGCAGACAAACCAGGGGCAAGATGAGGAAGTAGTAGAAAACATTGTTGGGAAGGACAATGTGTGCACATTGTGTGAGGAATTTGCTACTGAGGCAATTGATTTCCTTTCACAGAACAAGACCCAGACTGAGATAGTTGAGGTGCTTCACAAGAGTTGCTCTCGTATTCCTTCTTTTGAGCAGCAG TGCATCACACTGCTGGACTACTATGTTCCTCTCTTCTTTGTGGAAATCTCTTCGGTACAACCTGAAGTTTTGTGTAAAGAGGTCAACCTATGTCAGAAATTTGCACTTATCTCTACACAAATCCGTGAAGATTGCTGTGGGGTGTGCCACCATGCTGTTTCAGAAGTACTAACCAAATTGAAAGATCCTGATACACAG CTGGAGATAATTGAGCTCCTTTTGAAGGGTTGTGATTCAGTGCAGAACTACGTGAAAAAG TGTAAAAGCCTAGTTTTCGAGTACGGGCCTCTGATCCTTGCGAATACAGAGCATTTTCTGGAAACAACTGATGTTTGCACCATACTCCACGCCTGTAATGGTGCGAAGCAAACACTGGTGGCAGATTCATAA
- the LOC107914556 gene encoding CBL-interacting serine/threonine-protein kinase 14: MPEMEEAGSCSSITSELSDITLFGKYEIGKLLGCGAFAKVYHARNVRTGQSVAIKAVSKQKVVKGGFMEQVKREIAIMRRLRHPNIVKLIEVLATKAKVYFVMEFAKGGELFTRIARGRFSEDLSRRYFQQLISTVQFCHSRGVFHRDLKPENLLLDENWNLKVTDFGLSAVKEQIRPDGLLHTLCGTPAYVAPEVLAKKGYDGAKVDVWSCGIILYVLHAGYLPFNDPNLMVMYHRIYKGEFRFPKWTSPDLRRFICRLLDPYPETRITVDEIMNDPWFKKGYKENKFHGEDFEYKEETQGPGTKCLNAFDIISFSSGFDLSGLFDAAELSVRRERFISGEKPERIIERIEEEIRGMENVKVKKRRENAILLEGHNCDFVLAVDILQLTENLVVVEVGRREINVEPSGDIWKDKLWPKLSDLAYRN; encoded by the coding sequence ATGCCGGAAATGGAAGAGGCGGGCAGTTGCAGCAGCATAACCAGTGAGCTGTCGGATATCACCTTGTTTGGGAAATACGAAATTGGGAAGTTACTGGGATGCGGGGCTTTTGCAAAAGTTTACCACGCTCGCAACGTGAGGACAGGGCAGAGCGTGGCCATCAAAGCCGTGAGCAAACAGAAAGTTGTGAAAGGCGGGTTCATGGAGCAGGTCAAGAGAGAGATCGCTATCATGCGACGGTTGCGCCACCCTAACATTGTCAAGCTCATTGAGGTGTTGGCTACGAAGGCTAAGGTTTATTTCGTCATGGAGTTCGCCAAAGGCGGGGAGTTGTTCACCCGGATTGCCAGGGGACGTTTCAGCGAAGATCTCAGCCGTCGCTATTTCCAGCAGTTGATTTCAACCGTCCAATTTTGTCACTCGAGGGGCGTCTTTCACCGCGATTTGAAACCCGAAAATCTCCTCCTCGACGAAAACTGGAATTTAAAAGTAACCGATTTCGGACTCAGTGCGGTGAAGGAACAGATCCGACCCGATGGCCTCCTCCATACTTTATGCGGAACCCCAGCTTACGTGGCGCCTGAGGTTCTAGCAAAGAAAGGATACGACGGTGCCAAAGTGGATGTTTGGTCATGCGGCATCATTTTATATGTCCTCCACGCCGGATATTTGCCGTTCAACGATCCCAATCTGATGGTGATGTACCATAGAATCTATAAAGGCGAATTCCGGTTCCCGAAGTGGACGTCCCCTGATCTCCGGCGGTTCATATGTCGGCTTCTCGACCCTTATCCTGAAACAAGGATCACCGTCGATGAAATCATGAACGACCCTTGGTTCAAGAAAGGTTACAAAGAAAACAAATTCCATGGTGAAGATTTTGAATATAAAGAAGAAACCCAGGGCCCGGGCACCAAGTGCTTAAACGCCTTCGATATAATCTCATTTTCATCCGGTTTCGACCTCTCCGGTTTGTTCGACGCGGCAGAGCTTTCAGTCCGAAGAGAGCGGTTTATTTCGGGGGAGAAACCGGAAAGAATAATAGAGAGAATCGAGGAAGAGATCAGAGGAATGGAGAACGTGAAggtgaagaagagaagagaaaatgcGATACTATTAGAAGGACATAATTGTGATTTTGTTCTCGCCGTAGATATACTTCAGCTAACTGAAAATTTGGTGGTCGTGGAGGTGGGGCGGCGGGAGATTAACGTCGAGCCAAGCGGCGACATTTGGAAAGATAAGTTATGGCCAAAACTTTCCGATTTGGCATATAGAAATTAA